In a genomic window of Acidobacteriota bacterium:
- the tsaD gene encoding tRNA (adenosine(37)-N6)-threonylcarbamoyltransferase complex transferase subunit TsaD, with protein MAQLQSSARDQRPVVILGIESSCDETAAAVVEDGARVRSSVVASQMATHGKFEGIVPELASREHLRNIVPVVREAMEKAELKYSEMDAIAVTHGPGLAGALLVGLTYAKSLALALDKPLIAVNHLEGHIHAVLLEERLQGRAEPELPALSLVVSGGHTMLVVSEERERLCEGSEAGEVAGEDALVLRHRIIGRTRDDAAGEAFDKVAKLLGFGYPGGPVIDKLARLGNPRAVEFTRPRMKGNALDFSFSGIKTAVLRYVQSGGMPSGSDINAEIEARRLLRSESLRQHLDMTPVELFDKMLATCSTQTLDLIASFQRAVVDDLVEHCHEAAEQEGINSVFLTGGVAANSELRERFASFGERIAPTYFPRLNLSTDNAAMIAAAAYPKFLARDFAGFEVAADPTLALGG; from the coding sequence ATGGCTCAATTGCAGAGTTCAGCGCGCGATCAACGTCCGGTAGTGATCCTCGGCATCGAGTCGTCGTGCGATGAAACGGCGGCGGCGGTGGTCGAAGACGGCGCCCGCGTGCGCTCCTCTGTTGTCGCGTCGCAGATGGCCACGCATGGCAAGTTCGAGGGCATCGTGCCGGAGCTGGCCAGCCGCGAGCATCTGCGCAACATTGTTCCCGTGGTGCGCGAGGCCATGGAGAAGGCGGAGCTGAAGTACTCCGAGATGGACGCCATTGCCGTAACGCACGGGCCGGGGCTGGCGGGTGCGCTGCTGGTGGGGCTCACGTACGCCAAGTCGCTGGCGCTGGCGCTGGACAAGCCACTCATCGCGGTGAACCATCTCGAGGGGCACATCCACGCTGTGCTGCTTGAGGAGCGCTTGCAGGGCCGCGCCGAGCCGGAGTTGCCCGCGTTGTCGCTGGTGGTCAGCGGTGGGCACACTATGCTGGTGGTGAGCGAGGAGCGCGAAAGGCTCTGTGAAGGAAGTGAGGCCGGGGAAGTGGCTGGGGAAGACGCCCTGGTCCTGCGCCATCGCATCATCGGCCGCACGCGCGACGATGCTGCGGGCGAGGCGTTTGATAAAGTGGCAAAGCTGCTCGGCTTCGGCTATCCCGGCGGCCCGGTGATTGACAAGCTGGCGCGCCTCGGCAATCCACGCGCCGTCGAGTTCACCCGCCCCAGGATGAAGGGCAACGCGCTCGACTTCAGCTTCAGCGGCATCAAGACCGCCGTGCTCCGCTACGTGCAATCCGGCGGCATGCCATCTGGTAGTGACATAAACGCCGAGATTGAGGCGCGACGCCTACTGAGGAGTGAGTCGCTCCGCCAGCATCTCGATATGACTCCCGTGGAACTATTCGACAAGATGCTTGCCACTTGCTCCACGCAGACGCTCGATCTGATCGCCAGCTTCCAACGCGCCGTGGTCGATGATCTTGTCGAGCACTGCCACGAGGCTGCCGAGCAGGAAGGGATCAACTCCGTATTCCTCACCGGCGGCGTGGCCGCCAACTCCGAACTGCGCGAGCGCTTCGCCAGCTTCGGTGAGCGCATCGCGCCGACCTATTTCCCGCGCCTGAATCTCTCGACCGACAACGCCGCCATGATCGCCGCCGCGGCCTACCCCAAGTTTCTCGCTCGCGACTTCGCCGGCTTTGAAGTGGCCGCAGATCCCACGCTCGCCCTCGGTGGCTAG